A DNA window from Anaerocolumna sp. AGMB13020 contains the following coding sequences:
- a CDS encoding sugar ABC transporter substrate-binding protein — protein MKKRLWGRALSFILGLMVLVSATGCEKRTEKDIRPEKDDKIVVGFSLGTLMEDRWIRDRDIFISKAEQEGIEVIVNNANKDSDLQYEQVKTMLSQGIDVLVIAPNDSVSEAKCVKAAKEEKVPVISYDRLVSNSNVDVYISFDNHQVGQIMAEYLTENVPRGGYIILGGSENDSNSKMLYEGAMSVLQPFIDKGDIEILDQTWIDGWIRESAYDFMREELKSYKDRVKAVICGNDSLAWGVIDALSEAQIAEQVQVTGQDADLVACQRIVTGKQALTVYKPIKDLVEKTVEVCIALKNGDEIQSDGYIDDGNYKIPYIYIGVQAVTKDNIDETVIKDGFHLYEDVYQTE, from the coding sequence ATGAAGAAGCGCTTATGGGGAAGAGCTTTAAGTTTTATCCTTGGTTTAATGGTATTGGTGTCAGCAACAGGATGTGAAAAGCGAACGGAGAAGGACATACGGCCTGAAAAGGATGATAAAATCGTGGTTGGATTTTCTCTTGGAACATTGATGGAAGACAGATGGATCAGGGACAGGGATATCTTCATATCGAAAGCCGAGCAGGAAGGCATCGAAGTAATCGTAAATAATGCCAATAAGGATTCAGACTTGCAGTATGAGCAGGTTAAGACCATGCTAAGCCAAGGCATTGACGTACTTGTAATAGCACCAAACGACAGTGTTTCAGAAGCGAAATGTGTAAAAGCTGCCAAAGAGGAGAAAGTACCTGTTATTTCTTATGACAGACTGGTGTCAAACAGTAATGTGGATGTCTATATTTCCTTTGATAATCATCAGGTTGGACAGATCATGGCAGAATATCTGACGGAAAATGTTCCCCGGGGCGGCTATATTATTCTTGGCGGTTCTGAAAATGACAGCAACAGCAAGATGCTTTATGAAGGAGCTATGTCTGTATTGCAGCCCTTTATTGACAAAGGTGATATTGAAATTCTGGATCAGACCTGGATAGACGGCTGGATCAGAGAAAGTGCTTATGATTTTATGAGAGAAGAGCTGAAAAGCTATAAAGATAGAGTAAAGGCAGTAATCTGTGGTAATGATTCTCTGGCCTGGGGCGTCATCGATGCGCTATCTGAGGCGCAGATAGCGGAACAGGTGCAGGTTACCGGCCAGGATGCAGATCTGGTTGCCTGCCAGAGGATTGTTACAGGGAAGCAGGCACTTACTGTCTATAAGCCCATAAAGGATCTGGTGGAGAAAACAGTTGAGGTCTGTATTGCTCTTAAGAATGGGGATGAGATTCAGAGTGATGGTTATATTGATGATGGGAATTACAAGATTCCTTATATTTATATAGGGGTTCAGGCTGTGACGAAGGATAATATTGATGAAACAGTTATTAAAGATGGATTTCATTTGTATGAGGATGTTTATCAGACGGAATAG
- a CDS encoding sensor histidine kinase, whose protein sequence is MKERGKSGNKGEEKVKNKVGRKAEWKGSRKEGIKGSKKIFLKKNKVYGKVSSKERKDLSYRTKLTSFFLLATAITILVGLYNYISSQILMQDMTDLLNKSQELTALYKEVDEIQNDLEVYLSTRSSDSLQSFYNHSNSISYNNSILKADTDYTDRGVRITNLTGMIDHYLKILDETIVDKRNRKISDYTAGYQQTVKEYNYIGSYIKEIMSTDLSDSAEKYIDIRREADSSSMLSYTMFGISFALILVLIVLFSYEITRPITKLSAYAKEVSSGNFEVDISEEGTSSEIRVLYRAFGKMTRSIKKYINELKEKERLERVLIQEKYDNLKMKNALHEAELLALQSQVNPHFIFNSINIGAKVAMLQGDSVTCEYLENFADIFRYNLKGLDYNATLSDEVNNVMAYMSLLTTRFGDFIEFRTDIPEDPDIKNFIIPRMTLQPLTENAYIHGISKLEEGGIIELSVRKEAERVVIIVSNSGDHFPEEAIQQILNRKWKHEKNEKQKGHTTGIGMDNVLKRLRLFYDAYDVMNIISKDGVTKVILSLPFGKNREEDM, encoded by the coding sequence ATGAAAGAAAGAGGCAAATCAGGTAACAAAGGTGAGGAGAAAGTAAAAAATAAAGTTGGCAGAAAAGCAGAGTGGAAAGGAAGCAGAAAAGAAGGCATTAAAGGAAGTAAAAAAATATTTCTTAAAAAAAATAAAGTATATGGTAAGGTTAGCAGCAAGGAAAGAAAAGATCTGTCCTATCGCACCAAACTTACCAGTTTCTTTCTGCTGGCTACTGCTATTACCATACTGGTCGGCTTGTATAATTATATCTCCTCCCAAATATTGATGCAGGATATGACGGATTTGCTGAATAAGAGCCAGGAGCTTACGGCATTGTACAAAGAAGTAGACGAGATTCAAAATGATCTTGAGGTCTATTTATCCACCAGAAGTTCGGACAGTCTTCAGTCTTTTTATAATCACAGCAATTCCATCAGTTATAATAACAGTATTCTAAAAGCGGATACCGACTATACGGATCGAGGAGTAAGGATAACTAATCTTACAGGTATGATCGATCATTATCTTAAGATTCTGGATGAAACCATTGTTGACAAAAGAAACCGTAAAATAAGTGATTACACAGCCGGATATCAGCAGACCGTAAAAGAATATAATTACATCGGCAGTTATATCAAGGAAATCATGAGTACGGATCTGAGTGACAGTGCTGAAAAATATATTGATATTCGAAGAGAAGCAGATAGTAGTTCGATGCTGAGTTATACCATGTTTGGTATAAGTTTTGCATTGATTCTTGTGTTGATCGTACTGTTCAGTTATGAAATCACAAGACCCATTACAAAGCTGTCAGCTTATGCAAAGGAAGTATCCTCCGGTAATTTTGAAGTGGATATATCAGAGGAAGGCACCAGCAGTGAGATAAGGGTACTATACAGGGCTTTTGGTAAAATGACCAGAAGTATTAAGAAATATATCAATGAGCTGAAGGAAAAAGAAAGACTTGAAAGAGTACTGATTCAGGAGAAATATGATAATCTCAAGATGAAAAATGCCCTGCATGAAGCGGAGCTGTTGGCACTGCAATCTCAAGTTAATCCACATTTCATTTTTAATTCTATCAATATCGGAGCGAAGGTTGCCATGCTTCAGGGAGACAGTGTAACTTGTGAATACCTGGAAAACTTTGCAGATATTTTTCGGTATAACTTAAAGGGGCTTGACTATAATGCGACTTTGTCCGATGAAGTGAACAATGTTATGGCATATATGAGTTTATTGACTACCAGATTTGGTGATTTCATCGAATTTCGTACAGACATCCCGGAAGACCCGGACATAAAAAACTTTATTATTCCAAGAATGACGCTTCAGCCGCTGACAGAAAATGCCTATATCCATGGAATCAGCAAACTGGAAGAGGGTGGTATCATTGAGTTAAGCGTGCGAAAAGAAGCAGAGAGAGTGGTAATTATAGTCTCTAATTCCGGCGATCATTTTCCAGAAGAAGCAATTCAGCAGATTCTGAACCGGAAATGGAAACATGAAAAAAATGAAAAACAAAAAGGCCATACCACCGGCATTGGAATGGATAATGTGTTAAAAAGGCTCAGGCTGTTTTACGATGCTTATGATGTTATGAATATCATAAGCAAAGACGGAGTAACAAAAGTTATTTTGTCGCTGCCTTTTGGTAAAAACAGAGAGGAAGACATGTAA
- a CDS encoding response regulator, with translation MYKVLVVDDEPIAAESVIYMLNRNFEEIEIVGSARSGKDAIEKAYNLHPDIIIMDINMPGINGLEAMKQIKASNSNVSFIVISAFDYFDYAVEAVALGVVEYLLKPVKEAKLKETMTITLEQIRVRKQNIQKNLEQQERMEMIIPVLENGFMNSLCLYNGGAEELKNYCQLFGIPKGSGYVMAIELGQKKSRKIENKIGAGVYGDKMYGEYKKIIQSRLKAIVGPIMLNRIIVYVFEENEAEEYELKKHSVDEAGRILERAIRIYPDIYIGIGRYYSSIEEARKSYQESLFALGVLTGEKESKEAQILHVDDILDRVEYSESDYEEQLDEIYLHAAEQEEEGVLVTFEEVFNRMTRDNSMSFENIKNSMIGLVTGFAARWKNAAGNYYDVLKEIIGTEQKEALYAISRGFLERTVKRLAEGRQLKANTIIEKANRYMEQYFGREISLEEVAREVNLSPYYFSRFYKEEAGINFSDRLTEIRMDKAKELLRKDEYSIKDVCYMTGYMEPNYFSKIFKKVTGVTPTEYKKLFGN, from the coding sequence ATGTATAAAGTATTAGTTGTTGATGATGAACCGATAGCAGCAGAGTCTGTAATCTATATGCTAAACAGGAATTTTGAAGAAATAGAAATCGTAGGCAGTGCACGTTCAGGAAAAGATGCGATAGAAAAAGCCTATAATCTACATCCGGATATCATAATAATGGATATTAATATGCCGGGTATCAACGGATTAGAGGCGATGAAGCAAATAAAAGCCTCTAATTCCAATGTAAGCTTCATTGTAATATCTGCCTTTGATTATTTTGATTATGCTGTGGAGGCAGTAGCACTGGGGGTTGTGGAATATCTGTTAAAGCCCGTTAAGGAAGCAAAACTGAAGGAGACCATGACAATAACGCTGGAGCAGATACGCGTCCGTAAGCAGAATATTCAGAAGAATCTGGAGCAGCAGGAAAGAATGGAAATGATAATTCCTGTTCTGGAGAATGGTTTTATGAATTCCTTGTGTCTTTATAACGGCGGAGCAGAGGAACTTAAGAACTACTGTCAGCTCTTTGGAATACCAAAAGGCAGCGGTTATGTAATGGCAATTGAGCTGGGTCAGAAGAAGAGCAGAAAGATAGAGAACAAAATTGGTGCCGGTGTATACGGCGATAAAATGTATGGTGAATATAAGAAAATCATTCAGTCCAGGCTTAAGGCGATTGTTGGGCCAATTATGCTTAACCGTATTATTGTATATGTTTTTGAAGAGAACGAAGCAGAAGAATATGAGCTTAAGAAGCATTCTGTTGATGAAGCAGGAAGAATACTGGAAAGAGCGATAAGAATCTATCCGGATATCTACATCGGTATCGGGCGCTATTACAGCTCTATCGAGGAAGCCAGAAAATCCTATCAGGAATCCCTGTTTGCCCTTGGGGTTTTAACCGGTGAAAAAGAAAGCAAAGAAGCACAGATTCTCCATGTAGATGATATTCTGGACAGGGTTGAGTATTCAGAGAGTGATTATGAGGAACAATTGGATGAAATCTATCTTCATGCAGCAGAGCAGGAAGAAGAGGGTGTGCTGGTAACCTTTGAAGAGGTCTTTAACCGGATGACCAGGGATAATTCCATGAGCTTTGAAAATATCAAAAACAGTATGATTGGACTGGTAACAGGTTTTGCTGCCCGTTGGAAAAATGCAGCCGGTAATTATTATGATGTATTAAAAGAGATTATTGGAACGGAACAAAAGGAAGCACTTTACGCAATCAGCAGAGGTTTCCTGGAACGTACAGTTAAGCGACTGGCAGAAGGAAGACAGCTTAAGGCAAATACCATAATTGAAAAGGCAAACCGATATATGGAGCAGTATTTCGGAAGAGAGATTTCATTAGAGGAGGTAGCCAGAGAAGTTAATTTGAGCCCTTATTATTTCAGCAGGTTCTATAAAGAAGAGGCCGGCATAAATTTCAGCGACAGACTGACGGAAATTCGTATGGATAAGGCAAAGGAATTGCTGCGTAAGGACGAATATTCCATTAAGGATGTCTGCTATATGACGGGTTATATGGAACCGAACTATTTTTCAAAGATCTTCAAAAAGGTAACCGGTGTTACACCCACAGAATATAAAAAACTGTTCGGGAATTAA
- a CDS encoding response regulator transcription factor, giving the protein MAHILVVEDDADINRILCRYLEKVNYETTAAFSGSEAKLLLSVKTFDLILLDLMLPGINGEELVADIRKSSFIPIMIISAKSALEDKVKLLKSGADDYLVKPFEREEVLARVDALLRRSRDFADKVPGRNEISFKQLTMRPVSREVFVKGNLIGLTSHEYEILYLLLKYPERVFTKEQLYQDIWKSGYYGEDNTINVHISNIRKKIKDFDEDSYIKTVWGIGFKLDTAL; this is encoded by the coding sequence ATGGCACATATTTTAGTGGTTGAGGACGATGCGGATATTAACAGGATTTTATGCAGATATCTTGAGAAAGTGAATTATGAGACGACGGCTGCCTTTTCTGGCTCGGAGGCGAAGCTTCTGCTGTCGGTGAAGACCTTTGACTTAATTCTGCTGGATTTGATGCTTCCTGGTATAAACGGAGAGGAACTTGTTGCTGATATCAGAAAATCTTCTTTTATTCCTATTATGATTATTTCGGCTAAGAGTGCCTTGGAAGATAAAGTCAAGCTGTTAAAATCCGGAGCGGATGATTATCTTGTAAAACCTTTTGAGAGAGAGGAGGTTCTTGCCAGGGTGGATGCTCTTCTTAGGAGGAGCAGAGATTTTGCGGATAAGGTTCCAGGGAGGAATGAGATTTCGTTTAAACAACTGACAATGAGACCTGTTTCCAGGGAAGTTTTTGTAAAAGGAAATCTTATCGGACTTACTTCTCATGAATATGAAATTCTATATCTGTTACTAAAGTATCCGGAAAGGGTTTTTACAAAAGAGCAGCTGTATCAGGATATCTGGAAGAGTGGATATTATGGAGAAGACAATACTATTAATGTCCATATAAGCAATATACGTAAGAAAATCAAAGACTTTGATGAGGATTCTTATATTAAAACTGTTTGGGGTATTGGATTTAAACTGGACACTGCTTTATAA
- a CDS encoding aldo/keto reductase — MYYKQYGNTDMKVSAIGMGCMRYDDEDVKAERYEKCSEVVLYAHEKGINYFDTAPFYCNDKSEMITGLALSQLPRDSYYISSKTNLGTIGGKSTRDAFRSRLETTLSRLKVDYLDFYHLWCVLNLNSFESQCESLYGFFEEAKKEGLIRNIVFSSHMQGNELEDAVAADKFRGMLIGYNALNYRFRQTGITAAYEKGMGVVVMNPLGGGLIPNNPKTFEYLAEGTDLTVAQAALNFVASHKEITITLSGCTTKEHVDDACKAVENLKERPAKEIFEEYENKGVALNNLCTGCAYCKHCPKEIDIPKFMDAYNEKLLGNNMYNRINYHWHIPVEMAAECIKCGKCEKLCTQHLPIIDRLAEISKGA, encoded by the coding sequence ATGTACTACAAACAATACGGTAATACTGACATGAAAGTATCTGCCATAGGCATGGGTTGTATGCGCTATGACGATGAGGATGTTAAAGCAGAACGCTATGAAAAATGTTCAGAAGTCGTTTTATATGCCCATGAAAAAGGTATAAATTATTTCGATACCGCACCTTTTTATTGTAATGATAAAAGTGAAATGATAACAGGACTTGCACTATCCCAGTTACCCAGAGACAGCTACTACATATCTTCCAAAACCAATCTGGGTACCATCGGCGGAAAAAGTACCCGCGATGCTTTTCGCAGCAGGCTTGAAACTACCTTAAGCAGATTAAAAGTAGATTATCTCGACTTTTATCATCTTTGGTGTGTTCTGAATCTGAATTCTTTCGAAAGCCAGTGTGAGTCTCTCTACGGTTTTTTTGAAGAAGCGAAAAAGGAAGGGCTTATTCGAAACATTGTATTTTCTTCTCACATGCAGGGAAATGAACTCGAGGATGCTGTTGCTGCAGATAAATTCAGGGGAATGTTAATCGGATATAACGCTTTAAACTATCGTTTCCGTCAAACCGGTATTACAGCTGCTTACGAAAAAGGTATGGGTGTAGTAGTAATGAACCCCTTAGGCGGCGGTTTAATTCCTAATAACCCCAAAACCTTTGAATACCTTGCAGAGGGTACTGATCTGACGGTTGCCCAGGCTGCTCTTAACTTTGTGGCATCCCATAAGGAAATCACCATAACCCTTTCCGGCTGTACTACCAAAGAGCATGTAGATGATGCCTGTAAGGCCGTAGAAAATCTGAAAGAGAGACCTGCAAAGGAAATCTTTGAGGAATATGAAAATAAAGGTGTTGCCTTAAATAACCTATGCACCGGTTGCGCTTACTGTAAACACTGTCCAAAAGAGATAGACATTCCTAAATTTATGGATGCCTATAATGAGAAACTTCTCGGAAATAATATGTACAACAGAATTAACTATCATTGGCATATACCTGTAGAAATGGCAGCTGAATGTATCAAATGCGGAAAATGTGAAAAGTTATGTACCCAGCACTTACCCATTATTGACCGTCTGGCTGAAATTTCAAAAGGAGCTTAA
- a CDS encoding DUF2087 domain-containing protein translates to MTEERVIKLLKCLSDKSRLQIVKNLVKEPMYVELLAERLNLTPPTVSFHLKKLMDSGLVTSEKEQYYMIYRVNREVFGNTLEELILSKVTENEAEMERELKYRNKIINSFFERGKLKSIPVQKEKRKIILNVLAEKFEYNREYKEKEVNLILADFHDDFCTLRKYMVEEDFFERGNSSYKRKEK, encoded by the coding sequence ATGACAGAAGAGCGGGTTATCAAATTATTAAAATGCCTCTCTGATAAATCCAGGCTTCAGATTGTAAAAAACCTGGTCAAGGAACCCATGTATGTAGAACTTCTGGCAGAAAGGCTTAATCTAACCCCTCCAACGGTATCTTTTCATTTGAAGAAACTAATGGACAGCGGACTGGTAACCTCAGAGAAAGAGCAATACTATATGATTTACCGCGTGAATAGGGAAGTGTTTGGCAATACCCTGGAGGAACTGATATTAAGTAAGGTTACTGAAAATGAAGCTGAAATGGAAAGAGAGCTGAAATATCGGAACAAAATTATCAACAGCTTCTTTGAAAGAGGAAAACTTAAGAGCATACCGGTTCAAAAGGAGAAGCGTAAGATTATTTTAAATGTGCTGGCAGAAAAATTTGAATATAATAGAGAATATAAGGAGAAAGAAGTCAATCTTATATTGGCGGATTTTCATGATGATTTTTGTACCTTGCGTAAATATATGGTGGAAGAAGACTTCTTTGAGCGGGGGAATAGCAGCTATAAACGAAAAGAAAAGTAA
- a CDS encoding sugar ABC transporter substrate-binding protein yields the protein MLRGIFGLLFGMLLFLLVMFGQLFFREDKSNDAISSKNDADFHIQILVQNTDEYFWTNFKDGAKDASEEMKVHTEFVPITGKDGEAIQDAVEKGIYAGVDGIALKPADAIGTSEIAEEARLKGIPLVVYENDSYNISGVPTVASNSYTIGSMAGKMAADAVGNGAKAVVIMNEAGEEGDILYRNLSIQGITEAFSVNDVQLEEIYTLKQNMFDAEKVTYSIISKHKDADVIICLDEKSTPGVAQVLVDNNLVGDIKLVGYGSMPLTLDYVERGVVYGTVCPNAYEIGYFTVKQLAQVLNGVQISDYKSTPLYTIDASNVADYNDQIAGQAGEE from the coding sequence ATGTTACGGGGAATATTTGGCTTATTGTTTGGCATGCTCCTGTTTCTTCTGGTGATGTTTGGGCAGCTTTTTTTCAGGGAAGATAAGAGCAATGATGCAATCAGCAGTAAAAATGATGCCGATTTTCATATACAGATACTGGTTCAGAATACGGACGAATACTTTTGGACCAATTTCAAAGATGGAGCAAAGGATGCTTCGGAAGAAATGAAAGTTCATACAGAATTTGTACCGATTACCGGTAAAGACGGTGAAGCGATTCAGGATGCCGTTGAGAAAGGTATCTATGCCGGTGTTGACGGAATTGCCTTAAAACCTGCTGATGCCATTGGAACCAGTGAGATTGCGGAGGAGGCAAGGCTGAAAGGGATTCCTCTGGTGGTGTATGAGAATGATAGTTATAATATATCCGGGGTGCCAACCGTAGCCTCGAACAGTTATACCATCGGCTCTATGGCTGGTAAGATGGCAGCAGATGCAGTCGGAAATGGTGCAAAAGCAGTAGTTATCATGAATGAAGCCGGAGAAGAAGGAGATATACTGTACAGAAACTTAAGTATACAGGGTATTACAGAAGCTTTTTCAGTAAATGATGTGCAGCTGGAAGAAATCTATACCTTAAAACAAAATATGTTTGATGCGGAGAAAGTGACCTATTCAATTATTTCAAAACATAAGGATGCGGATGTCATTATATGTCTGGACGAAAAAAGCACGCCCGGTGTTGCGCAGGTATTGGTAGATAACAATCTGGTAGGGGATATCAAGCTTGTAGGGTACGGCAGTATGCCTCTTACCCTTGATTATGTTGAAAGAGGAGTTGTGTACGGAACGGTTTGTCCCAATGCATATGAGATTGGATACTTTACCGTGAAACAGCTGGCTCAGGTATTAAACGGTGTGCAGATCAGTGACTACAAGAGTACACCTCTTTATACCATAGATGCCTCTAATGTGGCTGATTACAATGATCAGATTGCTGGACAGGCAGGTGAGGAATGA
- a CDS encoding patatin-like phospholipase family protein, with protein MSGIILEGGTFRPIFSAGIMDALLEHEILFPYCIGVSAGISFGYSYVSKQKGRNLDILLNYRKDKRYIGTRNLIKYKSLFGLDFVYNEIPNKLYPFDWDTFNQYDGKVVVGVTNANTGKVEYLDGKDTDKKCTVLQATCAMPMFFPAINWKENLYYDGGLTDSIPIRKAIADGNEKNLIILTRPKGYQRTLGKDSKIAMRMLRNKYPAMVEVLRDRPKMYNETVAFCEELEKQGKAVILRPEYPIESLEKDLDTLEKNYRHGYDMAVSKLKEIEKLL; from the coding sequence ATGTCTGGAATTATATTAGAAGGTGGAACCTTCCGCCCTATATTCAGTGCTGGTATTATGGATGCCTTATTAGAACATGAAATTCTGTTTCCGTACTGTATCGGTGTTTCAGCTGGTATAAGTTTTGGGTATTCCTATGTGTCCAAGCAGAAAGGCAGGAACCTGGATATACTTCTTAATTACAGAAAAGACAAACGATATATAGGAACAAGAAATTTAATCAAATACAAAAGTCTCTTTGGACTGGATTTCGTTTACAATGAAATACCGAACAAGCTATATCCTTTTGATTGGGACACTTTTAACCAGTACGACGGAAAAGTGGTGGTAGGTGTCACCAACGCCAATACCGGAAAGGTCGAATACCTGGATGGCAAAGATACGGATAAAAAATGTACGGTATTACAGGCCACCTGTGCGATGCCTATGTTCTTTCCGGCAATTAATTGGAAAGAAAATTTGTATTATGATGGCGGCCTTACGGATTCCATACCTATAAGAAAAGCTATTGCTGACGGTAATGAGAAGAATCTTATTATATTGACAAGACCAAAGGGTTATCAAAGAACCTTGGGAAAAGACAGTAAGATTGCTATGAGAATGCTGCGTAATAAATATCCGGCAATGGTAGAGGTATTAAGAGACCGGCCTAAAATGTATAACGAAACAGTTGCATTTTGTGAAGAACTTGAAAAGCAAGGAAAGGCTGTAATATTAAGACCGGAATACCCAATAGAAAGCTTGGAAAAAGATTTGGATACCCTTGAAAAGAATTATCGTCATGGTTACGATATGGCTGTCAGTAAGTTAAAAGAAATTGAGAAGCTTCTCTAA